One segment of Candidatus Micrarchaeum acidiphilum ARMAN-2 DNA contains the following:
- a CDS encoding arginyl-tRNA synthetase, which yields MDPSPLQGVLDSIKDATMSAMRKAGYAEFESALDNAFGLSDGFGDISCNIAFRIAKSISRKPADVASSIISGIGGIEAVKSVKEENGFINFYLDRKKFTALVMEWLLKGGSNAVKSTIGSGKIVVVESPSANPVHPLHMGQVRNALIGNVLANIYAVCGYKVEREDYIDDLGFQVAQAVWGLMHLEELGIEINPNGKFDHEIGKVYVEVNKYAETHEIKEDIAKVLTLMEQDGTYESVLCRDSAEKYVMAEYETLFELNIYHDLLVWESDIIREKLFEKAMKIMEDKGVIDRPKEGKYAGCAIISFDRIKDLPEEFRNLKENVKVLVRSNGTPDYVAKDIAFHMWKFGIFEDSFKYREFVKQPGGSSLYTTSEDGSRMNFGNADMAVNPIDTRQSFEQSFVRLVIDSIGYPEKARNLKHLAYGVVDIEGAKLAGRKGTWLGYTADDLIREARERAYGLIGARFETSQEERASIAAKVALAAIRFEFLRLSNEKKLNFSWATALNFEGRSGPYCQYMFARANRILENYGNEGVLYKSTIKVSGIEDDLEFELVKKMSGCVTVLERSCRELKPNLLVEYAGELALLFGKFYEHKNILKLQDEDEKLSRLEIVTCFKVVMDAVLTVLGVEPLSKM from the coding sequence ATGGACCCATCTCCACTTCAAGGCGTTTTAGATTCAATAAAGGATGCGACCATGTCCGCGATGCGAAAAGCAGGCTACGCAGAATTTGAATCGGCTCTTGACAATGCCTTTGGATTGTCCGATGGTTTTGGCGACATATCCTGCAATATCGCATTTAGGATAGCCAAATCAATCAGCAGGAAGCCGGCCGATGTGGCAAGTTCGATAATTTCCGGGATTGGGGGTATCGAAGCCGTAAAAAGCGTAAAGGAGGAGAATGGATTTATAAATTTTTACCTTGACAGGAAAAAGTTTACGGCTTTGGTGATGGAATGGCTGCTGAAGGGCGGGAGCAACGCAGTAAAATCCACGATTGGATCTGGAAAGATAGTAGTGGTAGAGTCGCCGAGCGCCAACCCCGTTCATCCACTGCACATGGGACAGGTGCGCAATGCGCTCATCGGAAACGTGCTTGCCAACATTTATGCAGTTTGCGGATACAAGGTGGAGAGGGAGGATTACATAGACGACCTTGGATTCCAAGTTGCCCAGGCAGTTTGGGGATTGATGCATCTTGAGGAACTTGGCATAGAAATAAACCCGAACGGCAAGTTTGATCACGAGATAGGCAAGGTCTATGTTGAGGTAAACAAGTACGCTGAAACCCATGAGATAAAAGAAGATATTGCCAAAGTGCTGACCCTTATGGAGCAGGATGGCACATACGAATCCGTGCTATGCAGGGACTCTGCAGAAAAATATGTTATGGCGGAGTATGAAACGCTTTTTGAACTCAATATCTATCATGACCTGCTTGTTTGGGAAAGCGACATTATAAGGGAGAAGCTTTTCGAAAAGGCAATGAAGATCATGGAGGACAAGGGTGTGATAGACAGGCCGAAGGAGGGCAAATATGCAGGATGCGCAATAATAAGCTTTGACAGGATAAAGGATTTGCCAGAGGAATTCAGGAATCTGAAGGAAAACGTTAAGGTGCTTGTGCGCAGCAATGGCACTCCAGATTATGTCGCGAAGGACATCGCATTCCATATGTGGAAGTTCGGCATATTCGAAGACAGCTTTAAGTACAGGGAGTTCGTCAAACAGCCCGGCGGGAGCAGCCTGTACACTACCTCGGAGGACGGCAGCAGAATGAATTTCGGGAACGCGGACATGGCTGTGAATCCGATAGATACTAGGCAGAGCTTTGAGCAGTCATTTGTCAGATTGGTAATAGACAGCATCGGCTACCCGGAAAAGGCCAGGAACCTAAAGCATCTTGCCTATGGAGTGGTTGATATAGAAGGCGCAAAACTCGCAGGGAGGAAGGGCACGTGGCTTGGTTACACGGCTGACGACCTGATACGCGAGGCGCGAGAGAGGGCATACGGACTCATAGGCGCAAGGTTCGAAACTTCTCAGGAAGAAAGGGCCAGCATAGCGGCAAAGGTTGCTCTTGCGGCCATAAGATTCGAATTCCTCAGGCTTTCGAATGAAAAGAAGCTGAACTTCTCTTGGGCTACGGCACTGAATTTTGAAGGAAGGTCAGGGCCGTATTGCCAGTACATGTTTGCCAGGGCGAACAGAATACTTGAAAACTACGGAAATGAAGGCGTGCTATACAAGAGCACCATAAAGGTTTCCGGAATAGAAGACGATCTGGAGTTCGAGCTTGTAAAGAAGATGTCAGGATGCGTGACGGTCCTGGAAAGATCGTGCAGAGAGCTGAAGCCAAATCTGCTGGTTGAGTATGCGGGAGAGCTGGCGCTGCTGTTCGGCAAGTTCTATGAGCACAAAAACATACTCAAGCTGCAGGACGAAGATGAAAAGCTGTCCCGCCTTGAGATTGTCACGTGTTTTAAGGTTGTGATGGATGCCGTGCTTACTGTACTCGGGGTTGAGCCGCTGAGCAAGATGTAG
- a CDS encoding carbohydrate kinase, YjeF related protein, with the protein MQSIFICKLIFNIMEGLKDFTIFTKKLLGSADTYNIILNGEHLGFGEKLMVENAGYAISEELRRRYKNKKILFVCGVGGKGAIGLSAARHLIGHASVRVIIVGDVSGIKNKAMLMNYRIVKDLIEVDSITDSNPDDIRRHLRWSDVVVDAIIGIGLVGRLSGLLYRTIKTVNGAGRNVIAIDIPSGIDPDSGAPNIAAIRARQVFVIHKQKTALRKYNADSSIIVDIGLPASIELFSGPGDVRAAVEKQRMDTNKYERGSVLIIGGSEDYRGAPLLSAFGANNTIAALRGGAGYVTVFAPDGIVETISSKSPEIIAKGFNEAHFGEKDMEKLRDIRHNALVIGPGLSEANITFKVVSEIVKYEKEKRNSIVIDATAIKVMAAYKNFIDSNMVITPHYGEFRALAGVDVRKYDLGKRINAAIDFAKDNGCILVLKGNETIITNGDLVKINRAKSPALATMGTGDVLSGIIAAFASSHKNLFESAVAGVYVHSYLGDKLFDEKGMHVVATDIIDALPSFLKDFDVITGV; encoded by the coding sequence TTGCAAAGTATTTTTATTTGTAAACTTATATTTAATATTATGGAAGGTTTAAAAGATTTTACAATATTCACAAAGAAGCTGCTTGGCTCTGCCGACACCTATAATATTATATTGAACGGGGAGCATCTAGGTTTTGGGGAAAAGCTGATGGTTGAAAACGCAGGATACGCCATATCTGAGGAGCTACGAAGAAGGTATAAAAATAAAAAAATACTTTTTGTATGCGGCGTTGGAGGCAAGGGTGCCATAGGTCTGTCTGCCGCGCGGCATCTGATAGGGCATGCAAGCGTAAGGGTGATTATTGTCGGGGACGTTTCCGGAATTAAGAATAAGGCCATGCTGATGAACTACAGGATAGTCAAGGACCTGATAGAGGTTGACAGCATTACGGACAGCAACCCGGATGACATAAGGCGGCACCTAAGATGGAGCGATGTGGTGGTCGACGCCATAATAGGCATCGGCCTTGTCGGCAGATTGTCTGGATTGCTTTATAGAACAATTAAGACGGTAAACGGGGCAGGCAGGAATGTGATCGCTATAGACATACCTTCAGGCATAGACCCAGACAGCGGCGCGCCCAACATTGCTGCAATAAGGGCAAGGCAGGTGTTTGTAATACACAAGCAGAAGACAGCGCTGAGGAAATATAATGCTGACAGCAGCATAATAGTCGACATAGGGCTTCCGGCAAGCATTGAACTCTTTTCAGGGCCAGGAGATGTGAGAGCTGCAGTGGAAAAACAGCGCATGGACACCAACAAGTACGAAAGGGGATCCGTGCTGATAATCGGAGGGAGTGAAGATTATCGCGGTGCGCCGCTGCTTTCTGCTTTTGGCGCAAACAACACGATTGCGGCCTTGCGCGGTGGGGCAGGATATGTGACGGTTTTTGCTCCTGACGGCATAGTAGAGACCATTTCATCGAAATCTCCGGAAATAATAGCCAAGGGATTTAACGAAGCGCACTTTGGAGAAAAGGACATGGAAAAGCTTAGGGACATAAGGCACAACGCGCTTGTTATAGGTCCGGGCCTGTCTGAGGCGAACATAACTTTCAAGGTCGTATCCGAGATCGTCAAGTACGAGAAGGAAAAACGCAATTCCATAGTCATAGACGCAACTGCAATAAAGGTGATGGCTGCGTACAAGAATTTCATAGACAGCAACATGGTCATAACCCCGCATTACGGAGAGTTCAGGGCGCTGGCAGGGGTAGATGTAAGGAAATATGACCTTGGCAAGAGGATAAACGCAGCCATAGATTTCGCGAAGGACAACGGCTGCATCCTAGTCCTTAAGGGGAATGAGACCATAATAACAAACGGGGATCTTGTCAAGATAAACAGGGCAAAGAGTCCTGCCCTTGCAACGATGGGCACCGGGGACGTGCTGTCAGGCATAATAGCTGCGTTTGCGTCATCCCACAAAAATCTTTTCGAAAGTGCAGTTGCGGGCGTATATGTCCATTCATATCTGGGTGACAAGCTTTTTGATGAGAAGGGCATGCACGTCGTTGCTACTGACATAATAGACGCCTTGCCTTCGTTCCTGAAGGATTTTGACGTTATAACTGGTGTTTAG
- a CDS encoding SpoVT/AbrB domain protein → MQATPVIRISKVYKSNNFLIVRIPYEVVEGLNIKPGDEVDFFSYKNKYYIFAKKSDITKILTGDEVAPRPTAARPQARPSQSQPTEEELSALKKLDTIRYNERTREKSESVMTQGEKQALQSSIKKGYVVPFKDPKTGTIKYSITKWIYDEFLMRKRPGQQTAQQPGARAPASAAPQGSVQHAPDAGSQNQYITNLHKYGYAVIPTEAEASEVSLMIEDEIRHGIVMGTRAFNKKFYIATKNFIIKNTTKLLNLIRTKPMGVGDIAAAAELNPEGARAILYILSESGEVTEVRKDIFKAV, encoded by the coding sequence TTGCAAGCAACTCCGGTGATAAGAATATCAAAAGTATACAAATCAAACAATTTCCTAATTGTAAGAATACCTTATGAAGTAGTTGAAGGGCTGAACATAAAGCCAGGAGACGAAGTCGACTTCTTCAGCTACAAAAACAAGTACTACATATTTGCCAAAAAAAGCGACATAACCAAAATACTTACTGGTGATGAAGTCGCGCCGCGTCCTACTGCTGCAAGGCCGCAGGCAAGGCCCTCGCAGTCCCAACCCACCGAAGAAGAGCTTTCAGCCCTTAAAAAGCTAGATACTATACGGTACAACGAGCGTACAAGGGAAAAGTCCGAAAGTGTAATGACGCAGGGCGAGAAGCAGGCTTTGCAGTCCTCCATAAAAAAGGGCTATGTGGTTCCGTTCAAGGACCCCAAGACAGGTACAATAAAATACAGCATAACAAAATGGATTTATGACGAGTTTCTTATGCGTAAAAGACCTGGCCAGCAAACTGCCCAGCAGCCCGGCGCCCGCGCGCCGGCATCTGCAGCTCCGCAAGGCAGCGTACAGCATGCCCCGGATGCAGGAAGCCAAAACCAATACATAACAAACCTGCACAAGTACGGCTACGCTGTCATACCAACTGAGGCTGAGGCTTCAGAAGTGTCGCTCATGATAGAAGACGAGATACGCCACGGCATCGTTATGGGCACAAGGGCTTTCAACAAAAAGTTTTACATAGCTACAAAGAATTTCATAATAAAGAACACAACAAAACTTCTCAACCTGATACGCACGAAACCCATGGGCGTAGGAGACATCGCCGCTGCGGCGGAACTCAACCCGGAAGGCGCTCGCGCCATACTTTATATACTTTCTGAAAGCGGAGAGGTGACAGAAGTCAGAAAAGACATATTCAAGGCAGTATAA
- a CDS encoding glycosyl transferase family 2, whose amino-acid sequence MSKNGNHLISIVIPTLNEAENLPQLFSNIRAVLSQYRYEIIIVDGHSKDKTVSIARKNGARVIFEEKGKGFAIRKGISNSRGDIIISMDADMSHRPEELKLLISGIDAGYDVCMGSRFLLGGGSDDMPLFRKLGNKFFIFLVNLLYGSRYTDLCYGYRSFTRDAAKKLGLKSDGFGIETEIGIKAVKKRLRVLEIPSYEKKRNAGQGKLRSFQDGWIILKTIFGNL is encoded by the coding sequence ATGTCTAAGAACGGCAACCATCTCATAAGCATAGTCATACCCACCTTAAACGAAGCAGAAAACCTGCCGCAGCTTTTTTCCAACATACGCGCCGTGCTCTCGCAATACCGGTACGAAATAATCATTGTAGACGGGCACTCAAAGGACAAGACTGTGAGTATAGCAAGGAAAAACGGGGCGCGTGTAATATTCGAGGAAAAAGGAAAGGGCTTCGCCATACGCAAAGGCATAAGCAATTCAAGAGGGGACATAATAATATCGATGGACGCCGACATGTCGCACAGGCCGGAGGAGCTCAAGCTGCTGATATCCGGAATAGACGCCGGGTACGACGTTTGCATGGGCTCACGGTTCCTGCTCGGCGGAGGCTCTGACGACATGCCGCTTTTCAGAAAATTAGGAAACAAGTTCTTCATATTCCTTGTAAACCTGCTGTACGGCTCGCGGTACACCGACCTATGCTATGGGTACAGGAGCTTTACACGCGATGCTGCCAAAAAGCTAGGACTTAAATCTGACGGCTTTGGGATAGAGACCGAGATCGGGATAAAGGCAGTGAAAAAAAGGCTCAGGGTCCTTGAGATACCGAGCTATGAAAAGAAAAGGAATGCAGGTCAGGGCAAGCTAAGGTCGTTCCAAGACGGATGGATAATACTCAAGACCATATTTGGAAACCTTTGA
- a CDS encoding Carbamoyltransferase, with amino-acid sequence MQMLRHILSGTSQQTLKIVDLHISVDSMYVLGVWDGHDAGAALIKNDKIVYAANEERFTKRKLEVQFPYHSIEAALKYEGIKPGDVEHVAFSTTELTKTLERIMPMRMKEYYYLFRRRKIPKPRFEDFRHNLKYSMTGIGIVPFSTGLSKYLVARQLKHMGFTNFKLHVVEHHTAHAATAAFTSPFKKALVITVDGLGDGVSATISTFENKKLERHVTISATNSIGVFFEQVTNILGMRELEDEGKIMAMADYSYPFDFEDNKMKNFFIVNGTQIKARYSPVRQFSMLQDISWHIPREQTAFMAQQLLENVLVKMVSNAVDRFGIGDVVFAGGVLSNVKANMKIRNLENVKHWYVFPHMGDGGIALGSAMYANYGLSGSSHYDFGAYLGQGYEDSEIEQILKKDRQLRYQYEPEKEVPGHAADLITEGNYVFWFQGRMEYGPRALGDRSILAQSDSVEVKDRLNMYVKKREWFQPFAPSMLEEEAGRLLEYDDKGIDKYMTMAYKVREGFRDVTKSVVNVDWTCRPQMVGDENPKYRDLIRKVEKKTSYGIVLNTSFNLHGFPIVMSPADAIETMKKTNTKYMFLNGFFVTNRKGV; translated from the coding sequence TTGCAGATGCTCAGGCATATCCTATCTGGTACTTCACAGCAAACATTAAAAATTGTAGATTTACATATTTCTGTTGATTCTATGTATGTTCTTGGGGTATGGGACGGCCACGATGCGGGCGCGGCCCTTATAAAAAACGACAAGATCGTATACGCCGCGAACGAAGAGCGCTTCACCAAGAGAAAGCTTGAGGTCCAGTTCCCCTACCATTCTATAGAAGCCGCGCTTAAGTATGAGGGCATAAAGCCGGGCGACGTCGAGCATGTCGCCTTCAGCACCACAGAGCTGACCAAGACCTTGGAAAGGATAATGCCGATGCGCATGAAGGAATATTATTACCTTTTCAGGAGAAGGAAGATACCAAAGCCCAGGTTTGAGGATTTCAGGCACAACCTGAAATATTCTATGACCGGCATAGGCATAGTTCCATTCAGCACGGGGCTGAGCAAATACCTTGTTGCAAGGCAGCTCAAGCATATGGGCTTCACGAACTTCAAGCTGCATGTTGTAGAACACCATACGGCGCATGCGGCTACTGCTGCATTTACATCGCCTTTCAAGAAGGCTCTGGTAATAACAGTAGACGGCCTTGGGGACGGAGTGTCTGCAACCATAAGCACTTTCGAAAACAAGAAGCTTGAGAGGCACGTGACCATAAGCGCCACAAACTCAATAGGCGTATTCTTCGAGCAGGTGACAAACATACTAGGCATGCGCGAACTTGAGGACGAAGGCAAGATAATGGCTATGGCGGATTATTCTTACCCCTTTGACTTTGAGGACAACAAAATGAAGAACTTCTTCATAGTCAATGGCACGCAGATAAAGGCCAGGTATTCGCCGGTCAGACAGTTCTCGATGCTGCAGGATATCAGCTGGCACATACCCAGGGAGCAGACTGCGTTCATGGCGCAGCAGCTACTTGAAAACGTTTTGGTTAAGATGGTCAGCAACGCGGTTGACAGGTTTGGCATAGGGGATGTTGTTTTTGCGGGCGGCGTGCTTTCCAACGTAAAGGCAAACATGAAGATCAGGAATCTTGAAAACGTCAAGCACTGGTATGTCTTTCCGCATATGGGTGACGGAGGCATAGCGCTTGGTAGCGCGATGTACGCAAACTATGGGCTTTCTGGGTCATCGCACTACGATTTTGGAGCCTACCTAGGCCAGGGCTACGAGGACTCTGAGATAGAGCAGATACTGAAGAAGGACAGGCAGCTGCGCTACCAGTACGAGCCAGAAAAGGAAGTTCCCGGGCATGCTGCTGATCTAATAACAGAGGGAAATTATGTCTTCTGGTTCCAAGGGAGGATGGAGTATGGCCCTAGGGCGCTCGGCGACAGGAGTATACTTGCGCAAAGCGATTCTGTTGAAGTAAAGGACAGGCTGAACATGTATGTCAAGAAAAGAGAGTGGTTCCAGCCTTTTGCACCATCGATGCTTGAAGAAGAGGCCGGCAGGCTGCTCGAGTATGATGACAAAGGCATTGACAAGTACATGACAATGGCCTACAAGGTAAGAGAAGGCTTCAGGGACGTGACAAAATCTGTTGTGAACGTTGACTGGACTTGCAGGCCACAGATGGTAGGGGACGAAAACCCAAAATACAGGGACCTTATAAGGAAAGTCGAAAAAAAGACGAGTTACGGCATAGTTTTGAACACAAGCTTCAATCTGCACGGGTTCCCGATAGTCATGTCCCCTGCCGATGCAATAGAGACAATGAAAAAGACGAATACAAAATATATGTTTCTGAACGGCTTCTTTGTGACTAACAGGAAAGGGGTCTGA